The following are encoded together in the Vespa crabro chromosome 12, iyVesCrab1.2, whole genome shotgun sequence genome:
- the LOC124428392 gene encoding zinc finger MYND domain-containing protein 11 isoform X1, which translates to MSIRRRTDPFMTQRIWDAIKITMHQRSLPSNDRMVRHLARVYGITEQQAQEELNKAVEDNLVLLKKVPSKTGIEQESYRLPIEPPGNIDHDWYCYKCQKAGLVESCQQCHRVYHLGCHVPTNTKLKVCDFCEKINTDTYPDKPDLNHILSFTCGHLKAKLPLEITNRTIVFNNDPVVTPPSGFSGPTWISEGEDAWRPGYLIKNHMDLAIMDSKTNKNEYNNLTEFQADAHNILHNILLYHGAHSIIGEMGNTMYQDCCYDLQEIRRCADCYRISNEKSEKMWFCIPCNPPHQLVYAKQKGYPYWPAKVMQINGNVYDVRFFGGHHMRANIEKVFIRPISVSLQSLQPSEKGKWKEMKIKRSTAWNRAFEELKHHQHLLQKSGKTIEEIDGSSDYDGPKAAKIRHIDSASLKETSHQYNSNTTKQIIKDLRVKVERLSTDGHAELTASQETKGNKSPRSKAGSEERQVPHLPVAEDEPTREISSTCPQGLKKEGSQEDMVTSSSQEPRSKCVLVQTEQIQTEVIPAKIKRERRTSEQPITTALEKLRRELELDKCREMERLQAEHAKELRQLTDRHQQIISEIKKKQWCYNCEAEAIYHCCWNTAYCSTDCQQVHWQREHKRVCRRKR; encoded by the exons ATGTCTATACGTCGGAGAACAGATCCTTTTATGACTCAACGCATATGGGATGccataaaaattacaatgcaTCAAAGAAGTTTACCTAGCAATGATCGCATGGTACGACATTTGGCACGTGTTTACGGAATTACAGAACAACAAGCTCAAGAAGAATTGAACAAAGCTGTGGAAGATAatcttgttttattaaaaaaagtacCATCAAAGACAGGAATTGAACAAGAAAGTTACAGATTACCGATAGAACCACCAGGAAATATCGATCATGATTGGTATTGTTACAAATGCCAAAAAGCTGGATTAGTAGAATCTTGTCAACAATGTCACAGAGTATATCATCTCGGTTGTCATGTACCtacaaatacaaaattaaaagtttGTGACTTTTGTGag aaaATAAATACTGACACATATCCAGACAAACCTGATCTCAATCATATACTTAGCTTTACATGTGGTCATTTAAAAGCAAAATTACCATTAGAAATTACGAATCGAACTAtagtttttaataatgatcctGTTGTTACACCACCAAGTGGGTTTTCTGGGCCTACTTGGATAAGCGAAGGTGAAGATGCATGGCGTCCTGGTTATCttataaaaaatcatatgGATTTGGCAATTATGGACTCTAAAACCAACAAAAATGAATACAACAATTTAACGGAATTTCAAGCAGATGCACACAATATTCTGCATAATATTCTGTTATATCATGGag CTCACAGTATAATCGGGGAAATGGGCAACACAATGTATCAAGATTGCTGTTATGATCTTCAAGAAATTCGTCGGTGTGCGGACTGTTACCGAATATCGAATGAGAAATCGGAGAAAATGTGGTTCTGTATACCATGCAACCCACCACATCAACTTGTTTATGCTAAACAAAAAGGATATCCTTATTGGCCAGCCAAAGTTATGCAAATTAATGGCAATGTCTACGATGTTCGATTCTTTGGGGGGCATCACATGCGGGCTAACatagaaaaagtttttattcgGCCGATTAGTGTCAGCTTACAAAGTTTACAG CCTTCGGAAAAGGGAAAGTGGAAAGAAATGAAG ATAAAGAGATCAACGGCGTGGAACAGAGCTTTTGAAGAATTAAAACATCATCAACATTTACTACAAAAGTCGGGCAAGACTATTGAAGAAATAGATGGTAGCAGTGACTATGATGGGCCCAAAGCTGCAAAAATTCGGCATATAGATTCAGCAAGCTTGAAAGAAACTTCTCATCAATACAACAGCAATACAACAAAACAGATTATAAAAGACTTAAGAGTTAAAGTTGAACGTCTAAGTACTGATGGTCATGCAGAATTAACAGCATCCCAAGAGACCAAAGGAAATAAATCTCCAAGAAGTAAAGCTGGAAGCGAAGAAAGACAAGTCCCACACTTACCGGTAGCTGAGGATGAACCTACAAGAGAAATATCCAGTACATGTCCACAAGGTTTAAAGAAGGAGGGATCTCAAGAAGACATGGTAACATCTAGTTCTCAAGAACCAAGATCTAAATGCGTTCTCGTGCAAACAGAGCAAATTCAAACAGAAGTGATACCAGCAAAG ATAAAAAGGGAACGTAGGACTTCTGAACAACCTATAACAACGGCGTTAGAAAAATTACGACGAGAATTGGAGCTTGACAAATGCAGAGAAATGGAAAGACTTCAAGCAGAACATGCCAAAGAGTTGAGGCAACTAACTGATAGACATCAACAGATTATAtctgaaattaaaaagaaacaatgg TGTTACAACTGCGAAGCTGAAGCAATATATCATTGCTGTTGGAACACAGCTTATTGCAGTACTGATTGTCAACAGGTTCATTGGCAACGTGAACATAAAAGAGTTTGTCGTCGTAAACGTTAA
- the LOC124428392 gene encoding zinc finger MYND domain-containing protein 11 isoform X2: MSIRRRTDPFMTQRIWDAIKITMHQRSLPSNDRMVRHLARVYGITEQQAQEELNKAVEDNLVLLKKVPSKTGIEQESYRLPIEPPGNIDHDWYCYKCQKAGLVESCQQCHRVYHLGCHVPTNTKLKVCDFCEKINTDTYPDKPDLNHILSFTCGHLKAKLPLEITNRTIVFNNDPVVTPPSGFSGPTWISEGEDAWRPGYLIKNHMDLAIMDSKTNKNEYNNLTEFQADAHNILHNILLYHGAHSIIGEMGNTMYQDCCYDLQEIRRCADCYRISNEKSEKMWFCIPCNPPHQLVYAKQKGYPYWPAKVMQINGNVYDVRFFGGHHMRANIEKVFIRPISVSLQSLQIKRSTAWNRAFEELKHHQHLLQKSGKTIEEIDGSSDYDGPKAAKIRHIDSASLKETSHQYNSNTTKQIIKDLRVKVERLSTDGHAELTASQETKGNKSPRSKAGSEERQVPHLPVAEDEPTREISSTCPQGLKKEGSQEDMVTSSSQEPRSKCVLVQTEQIQTEVIPAKIKRERRTSEQPITTALEKLRRELELDKCREMERLQAEHAKELRQLTDRHQQIISEIKKKQWCYNCEAEAIYHCCWNTAYCSTDCQQVHWQREHKRVCRRKR, translated from the exons ATGTCTATACGTCGGAGAACAGATCCTTTTATGACTCAACGCATATGGGATGccataaaaattacaatgcaTCAAAGAAGTTTACCTAGCAATGATCGCATGGTACGACATTTGGCACGTGTTTACGGAATTACAGAACAACAAGCTCAAGAAGAATTGAACAAAGCTGTGGAAGATAatcttgttttattaaaaaaagtacCATCAAAGACAGGAATTGAACAAGAAAGTTACAGATTACCGATAGAACCACCAGGAAATATCGATCATGATTGGTATTGTTACAAATGCCAAAAAGCTGGATTAGTAGAATCTTGTCAACAATGTCACAGAGTATATCATCTCGGTTGTCATGTACCtacaaatacaaaattaaaagtttGTGACTTTTGTGag aaaATAAATACTGACACATATCCAGACAAACCTGATCTCAATCATATACTTAGCTTTACATGTGGTCATTTAAAAGCAAAATTACCATTAGAAATTACGAATCGAACTAtagtttttaataatgatcctGTTGTTACACCACCAAGTGGGTTTTCTGGGCCTACTTGGATAAGCGAAGGTGAAGATGCATGGCGTCCTGGTTATCttataaaaaatcatatgGATTTGGCAATTATGGACTCTAAAACCAACAAAAATGAATACAACAATTTAACGGAATTTCAAGCAGATGCACACAATATTCTGCATAATATTCTGTTATATCATGGag CTCACAGTATAATCGGGGAAATGGGCAACACAATGTATCAAGATTGCTGTTATGATCTTCAAGAAATTCGTCGGTGTGCGGACTGTTACCGAATATCGAATGAGAAATCGGAGAAAATGTGGTTCTGTATACCATGCAACCCACCACATCAACTTGTTTATGCTAAACAAAAAGGATATCCTTATTGGCCAGCCAAAGTTATGCAAATTAATGGCAATGTCTACGATGTTCGATTCTTTGGGGGGCATCACATGCGGGCTAACatagaaaaagtttttattcgGCCGATTAGTGTCAGCTTACAAAGTTTACAG ATAAAGAGATCAACGGCGTGGAACAGAGCTTTTGAAGAATTAAAACATCATCAACATTTACTACAAAAGTCGGGCAAGACTATTGAAGAAATAGATGGTAGCAGTGACTATGATGGGCCCAAAGCTGCAAAAATTCGGCATATAGATTCAGCAAGCTTGAAAGAAACTTCTCATCAATACAACAGCAATACAACAAAACAGATTATAAAAGACTTAAGAGTTAAAGTTGAACGTCTAAGTACTGATGGTCATGCAGAATTAACAGCATCCCAAGAGACCAAAGGAAATAAATCTCCAAGAAGTAAAGCTGGAAGCGAAGAAAGACAAGTCCCACACTTACCGGTAGCTGAGGATGAACCTACAAGAGAAATATCCAGTACATGTCCACAAGGTTTAAAGAAGGAGGGATCTCAAGAAGACATGGTAACATCTAGTTCTCAAGAACCAAGATCTAAATGCGTTCTCGTGCAAACAGAGCAAATTCAAACAGAAGTGATACCAGCAAAG ATAAAAAGGGAACGTAGGACTTCTGAACAACCTATAACAACGGCGTTAGAAAAATTACGACGAGAATTGGAGCTTGACAAATGCAGAGAAATGGAAAGACTTCAAGCAGAACATGCCAAAGAGTTGAGGCAACTAACTGATAGACATCAACAGATTATAtctgaaattaaaaagaaacaatgg TGTTACAACTGCGAAGCTGAAGCAATATATCATTGCTGTTGGAACACAGCTTATTGCAGTACTGATTGTCAACAGGTTCATTGGCAACGTGAACATAAAAGAGTTTGTCGTCGTAAACGTTAA
- the LOC124428399 gene encoding transient-receptor-potential-like protein, protein MCYVRVNPIRITEYLFFAIFGQKNTDDFSISARDKLQPKWTIYLFKISFSLYMLVTVIILINLLIAMMSDTYQSIQSQSDIEWKYGLSKLIRKMQKTRTAPSPLNLFTTWIIYLVKMCKKKANKKKKMNVMHGFMKKHTLPKSSFSQDNKILLLDRNKVNDGFALLRSSPFQSQSSLNQASKIENVVEWDIVRRKYRMRFGDEIEKPSGEDHIVNGTI, encoded by the exons ATGTGTTACG tAAGAGTCAATCCTATCCGCATCACGGAATATCTTTTCTTCGCAATTTTTGGACAAAAGAATACCGACGATTTCTCAATTTCGGCGAGGGATAAGTTGCAACCAAAATggacgatatatttatttaag atatcattctctctctacaTGCTTGTCACCGTTATCATCTTGATCAATCTTCTAATTGCTATGATGAGTGACACTTATCAAAGTATCCAGTCGCAAAGTGATATAGAATGGAAATATGGACTCAGTAAACTTATACGTAAAATGCAAAA aaCACGAACTGCTCCCTCGCCATTAAATCTGTTCACCACGTGGATAATATATCTTGTAAAGATGTGTAAGAAGaaagcaaataaaaagaagaaaatgaatgtaATGCATGGTTTTATGAAGAAACATACACTTCCGAAAAGTTCATTCTCTCAA gataataaaatacttttattggATCGCAACAAGGTCAACGATGGTTTCGCTCTACTACGTTCGAGTCCTTTTCAAAGCCAATCATCATTAAATCAAGCgtcaaaaatagaaaatgtcgTCGAATGGGACATCGTTCGTCGGAAATATAGAATGCGTTTTGGAGATGAGATAGAGAAACCGTCGGGAGAGGATCACATTGTCAATggaacgatataa
- the LOC124428381 gene encoding uncharacterized protein LOC124428381, whose protein sequence is MAKPLNLLEGFTLSDLLSPDGFTLEIGDEYLEKEEEDKFSYNPNVFLSNEELINMLNMDDFKIDEAEENNEATGSVPFGISFATMKTKMTPVTKDGKIMKLIKQKGVGKVVPYNAQVTIKYISYFEYNDEPFDSTYAHGHPKTIRLNQNLLIPGLELAITSMEKHEIAVFIIHPDLAYGSIGCLPRILPNEEVMFVIHLVDFLDNGSAYSYLNLNMEEQKLFSNIVKSVNDLLNTAKHNFTNMKIKKAIRQYEKIIRLLEDAELKDDKEEEEVKRLLSRSYNNLAICFNKEEMPRRAAIACNKVPIPTVKTYFNRGKALVKIGEYTKGLKELQIAYKMEPNDKDIYKEICLANEKYNKHNEIEKRLWFNCFNSSKQEKNECEFQKAAREMCESFVRDNYLSRQPFPEGLTREEENYIREQAAALGLNVVSQTKYGKNILYLTKIKYYLSKSFTNDMQRHLTADKSQRLFLGEVLLDALVNPMGTIQDDRSVINNIFDPNLISEDVSFELYTKNNPVQGYFLKVNDITGLKESPFESENPTKILIHGWTDSANTYWLQDFRQNYLTVGNYNVISINWFPASLKEYGIAAKLTRQIGKYIAEMLDFLVSQTGLSLDDVHILGHSLGAHVAGFAGMEVSGTIGRITGMDPARPGFESSSLNDLRIRLDSRDAKFVDIIHTCAGTLGFIRSIGHVDFYPNGGTFRQPGCPVFSAQYCSHARAHDFMGESIINPLTFNAVQCNSWIEFKAGKCKDNSTMVFMGENVNRNARGSFFLETNAQPPFGKNEI, encoded by the exons ATGGCAAAGCCTTTAAATCTTCTCGAAGGGTTTACATTGag TGATTTATTATCTCCAGACGGTTTTACTCTTGAAATTGGAGATGAATAtttggagaaagaagaagaggataaaTTTTCATACAATCCGAACGTATTTTTGTCAaatgaagaattaattaatatgctTAATATGGATGATTTTAAAATCGACGAAgctgaagaaaataatgaagctACAGGTTCTGTGCCTTTTGGAATAAGTTTCGCaacaatgaaaacaaaaatgactCCAGTAACAAAAGATGGAAAG attatgaaattaattaaacaaaaaggaGTTGGTAAGGTTGTACCATACAATGCTCAGGTcactattaaatatattagttattttgaatataatgATGAACCTTTTGATTCTACATATGCGCATGGACATCCAAAAACTATTCGTCTTAATCAGAACTTATTAATTCCTGGACTTGAACTCGCTATAACCAGTATGGAAAAACATGAAATtgctgtttttattattcatcctGATCTTGCATATGGAAGTATTGGATGTCTTCCTCGTATTTTACCTAATGAAGAAGTTATGTTTGTTATTCATTTGGTTGATTTTCTTGATAATGGGTCAGCTTATTCTTATCTTAATCTAAACAtggaagaacaaaaattattttcaaatattgttaaaagtgTTAATGATTTGCTTAATACAGCCAAACATAATTTTACAAACATGAAGATTAAGAAAGCCATAAGACA aTACGAAAAAATCATACGTTTATTGGAAGATGCAGAATTAAAAGAtgataaggaagaagaagaagtgaaaaGATTACTTTCCAGATCTTACAATAATCTTGcaatatgttttaataaagaagaaatgccACGTCGTGCCGCCATAGCTTGTAACAAAGTACCCATACCTACTGTTAAAACTTACTTCAA tCGTGGCAAAGCACTGGTAAAAATTGGGGAATATACAAAAGGTTTGAAAGAATTGCAAATTGCATACAAAATGGAACCAAACGATAAAgacatatataaagaaatttgtttG gcgaatgaaaaatataataaacataatgaaatagaaaaacgatTATGGTTCAATTGTTTCAATTCTTCTAagcaagagaaaaacgaatgtGAATTTCAAAAAGCAGCTCGAGAAATGTGTGAATCTTTTGTTCGAGATAATTATCTATCAAGACAACCATTTCCTGAAGGTTTAAcacgagaagaagagaattatATACGCGAGCAAGCAGCTGCATTAGGTCTTAATGTTGTTTCTCAAACAAAATATGGCAagaacatattatatttaactaaaataaaatatt ATTTATCTAAAAGTTTCACCAATGATATGCAACGCCATTTAACGGCGGATAAATCGcaaagattatttttaggGGAAGTACTTTTAGATGCTCTTGTTAATCCAATGGGAACAATTCAAGATGACCGATcggttataaataatattttcgatccgAATTTGATATCCGAAGATGTTTCATTCGAGCTCTATACAAAAAACAATCCTGTTCAAGGATATTTTTTGAAGGTAAATGATATAACAGGTCTAAAAGAATCTCCTTTTGAATCTGAAAATCCTACAAAGATACTCATTCATGGATGGACTGATAGTGCAAACACATATTGGTTGCAAGATTTTCGACAAAATTATCTAACAGTGGgtaattataatgttattagcATCAACTGGTTCCCTGCATCATTGAAAGAGTATGGGATCGCCGCGAAACTAACTCGCCAG ATCGGCAAATATATAGCAGAAATGTTGGATTTTCTTGTCTCACAAACTGGCCTCTCGCTGGACGATGTACACATACTAGGACATAGTTTAGGAGCTCATGTTGCTGGATTTGCTGGGATGGAAGTATCCGGAACAATTGGAAGAATAACTGGCATGGATCCGGCTCGACCAGGTTTCGAATCTTCGAGTTTGAACGATTTAAGAATTCGTTTAGATTCTAGAGATGCCAAATTTGTGGATATTATACACACTTGCGCAGGAACACTTGGGTTCATCAGATCAATTGGTCATGTTGATTTCTATCCAAACGGAGGAACATTCAGGCAGCCTGGATGTCCTGTCTTCTCAGCTC aaTACTGCAGTCATGCTAGAGCTCACGATTTTATGGGCGAATCTATTATCAATCCATTAACTTTTAATGCTGTTCAATGCAATAGTTGGATAGAATTTAAAGCAGGCAAGTGCAAAGATAACTCTACTATGGTGTTCATGGGTGAAAACGTTAATCGGAATGCTCGTGGTTCATTTTTTTTGGAAACTAATGCACAACCACCATTTGGAAAAAATGAGATATAA
- the LOC124428400 gene encoding protein LZIC-like, with translation MSSHGKAETERLKQNLEEQLDRLVQQLEDLEECKDEMTNEEYEEAKEETMEQLRELNESLQRMISGNMTLINQLGAMQLAAQAAISAAFKTPAVIRMFGRREPDQLRERLFQIERDIKLGKLNKDAGDRLRTEVLSALRQLGEKLDPSELQLLEKFSLNSIDATSYVQVTEAVEKGQMALAAVGKEVRATQST, from the exons ATGAGTTCTCACGGTAAAGCAGAAACTGaaagattaaaacaaaatttagaAGAACAGCTTGATAGATTAGTGCAACAGTTAGAGGATCTTGAAGAGTGCAA AGATGAAATGACTAATGAAGAATATGAAGAAGCCAAAGAAGAAACAATGGAACAACTTCGTGAATTAAATGAATCATTACAAAGAATGATTTCTGGAAATATGACTCTTATCAATCAACTTGGAGCAATGCAATTG GCAGCTCAAGCAGCAATAAGTGCAGCTTTTAAAACTCCTGCTGTAATTAGAATGTTTGGAAGACGTGAGCCGGATCAACTCAGAGAACGTCTTTTTCAAATTGAACGTGACATAAAACTTGGGAAACTAAATAAAGATGCTGGTGATCGATTACGTACTGAAGTACTGAGTGCTTTAAGACAGCTTGGAGAAAAATTGGATCCTTCcgaattacaattattagaaaaattttctttaaatagtaTAGATGCAACGAGTTATGTACAAGTGACAGAGGCTGTAGAAAAGGGTCAAATGGCCTTAGCAGCAGTTGGTAAAGAAGTAAGAGCTACTCAAAGTACctag